In Cotesia glomerata isolate CgM1 linkage group LG3, MPM_Cglom_v2.3, whole genome shotgun sequence, one genomic interval encodes:
- the LOC123260567 gene encoding metabotropic glutamate receptor 4-like isoform X2 yields the protein MDRKIFIFLTFITSNYLTVGKLYVNVSGDITLGALFPVHKKGSDGKSCGNIQLEDGIQPLEAMLFTVQQINQNPRILPGIKLGVLAFDSCDNPNHALQQALNFVKGFIAHVNEYHDTEFQCSDGSVPRFLGGGFDKVVSVLAAQSSSVTLQVASMLRLFGVPQISYMATSPSLSSKEKYPHFFRTVPSDVNQAHAMLEILKRFEWTYVSVVYSDTEYGNHGYETLVSLANNYSICFSAPQRIDKEHFVAEDYDNVIRTITNKTQVRVVVLFAEKTTTLRVLEAARRLGVGTRFVWIGSDAWPSTNHRDLHSLGNYNRDQETVVLEGALAVQPLSRHLDGFDDYFTNLTLSHAEVNPWFQELWQEYHKCDKDTLDGCDDPSMKMKYRTAYKQQRFIHFVRDAVYAVAHALHNLQVEACGKNFIGICDRMRHIDGETLSKYLSTVTFKDEAGNPFRFVNKVDGPPRYSILNFQREDDGTYHWHVVGNYTQTNGAKPILFVDETKLKYRNENESGAKFFPTSACSSPCQHNQVAVREKQDACCWHCQNCGSYQFKADEHRCQDCEKGKKPTSDRKSCELVEEEFIDYSSPWAVGAMAVASCGILATIFVLSVLWIYSDTPIIKASGRELSSLLLVGTLISFLMTFAIVAEPNVETCAITRFGVGFCYTLCYAALVTKTNRIHRIFNKKCHSPHKPKYTSPKSQIVITGLITSVEVFINALWLYIVPSSILYSYPSRETRIRICSGLDDESYLVGLVYPFILIVICTIYAVKTRKCPDGFNETKHIAFTNYTTLILWLAFVPLYLAFTSNAIRVVTLALSLSLSGIAQLGCLFFPKVYIVLMKPEKNTKELVMAHHRSSSYLSSPAATPIVILNGNPFAFSTPIKKA from the exons ATGGATAGaaagatatttatatttttaacatttatcaCTTCAAATTATCTCACGGTTGGCAAGTTGTACGTTAATGTCAGCGGCGATATAACACTTGGAGCGCTTTTTCCCGTCCACAAGAAAGGCTCCGACGGCAAGAGCTGCGGTAATATTCAG cTAGAAGATGGTATTCAACCTCTAGAGGCAATGCTTTTCACTGTACaacaaataaatcaaaatccGAGAATCCTACCGGGGATAAAACTCGGTGTTCTTGCTTTTGATTCCTGTGACAATCCAAATCATGCGCTGCAGCAGGCATTGAATTTCGTAAAgg ggTTCATAGCTCACGTGAACGAATACCACGACACGGAATTCCAGTGCTCAGACGGGAGCGTTCCAAGATTTCTGGGCGGAGGGTTTGATAAAGTCGTCTCAGTTCTAGCCGCCCAGTCGAGTTCCGTAACGCTACAG GTTGCCTCGATGCTCCGATTATTTGGTGTACCTCAAATATCATACATGGCGACTTCACCATCGCTGAGTAGCAAAGAAAAATATCCGCATTTTTTTCGAACCGTACCAAGTGACGTGAATCAAGCGCACGCTATGCTAGAAATTCTCAA GCGATTTGAGTGGACTTATGTGTCAGTGGTCTACTCCGACACCGAGTACGGTAATCACGGATACGAGACCTTAGTTTCGCTGGCCAACAACTATTCAATCTGCTTCAGTGCGCCGCAGAGGATAGACAAGGAGCACTTCGTAGCAGAAGACTACGATAACGTCATTCGTACAATCACTAACAAAACTCAAGTTCGAG tgGTAGTACTTTTCGCGGAGAAAACAACAACTCTTCGAGTGCTCGAAGCTGCCCGACGACTTGGAGTTGGCACGAGATTTGTGTGGATTGGAAGCGACGCTTGGCCTAGTACAAATCATCGTGATTTGCACAGTTTGGGAAATTACAATAGGGACCAAGAAACTGTTGTGCTGGAGGGGGCGCTTGCTGTTCAACCCTTGTCGAGACACTTGGATGGTTTTGATGATTACTTTACTAATCTGACCCTAAGTCACGCTGAAGTCAATCCTTGGTTTCAGGAACTTTGGCAGGAGTATCATAAGTGTGATAAAGATacttta gaCGGCTGCGATGATCCAtcaatgaaaatgaaatatcGAACAGCTTACAAGCAGCAAAGATTCATCCACTTCGTTCGGGACGCGGTTTACGCGGTGGCTCATGCGTTGCATAATCTACAGGTGGAGGCATGTGGGAAGAATTTCATCGGTATTTGCGACAGAATGAGACACATAGACGGCGAAACTCTGTCAAAGTACTTGAGCACGGTCACGTTCAAAG ATGAAGCCGGTAATCCATTTAGGTTCGTTAACAAAGTTGACGGTCCACCCCGCTATTCTATTTTGAATTTCCAGCGCGAAGACGACGGAACTTATCACTGGCACGTTGTAGGCAATTATACCC AAACGAACGGCGCGAAGCCGATTTTATTTGTTGACGAAACAAAGTTGAAATATCGCAACGAAAATGAGTCAGGAGCGAAATTTTTCCCCACATCGGCTTGCTCGTCGCCTTGCCAGCATAACCAGGTCGCTGTTAGGGAAAAACAGGACGCTTGTTGCTGGCACTGCCAAAATTGCGGCTCCTACCAATTCAAAGCTGACGAGCACCGCTGCCAAGACTGCGAAAAAGGAAAAAAGCCCACCAGTGACAGAAAAAGCTGCGAATTAGTCGAGGAAGAATTTATTGACTACTCGAGTCCTTGGGCCGTCGGCGCGATGGCTGTTGCTAGTtgtg GAATACTGGCGACTATCTTTGTGCTGTCAGTGCTCTGGATTTACAGCGACACGCCGATAATAAAAGCCTCCGGTCGCGAATTGTCCTCGCTATTATTGGTAGGAACGCTGATATCATTTCTGATGACGTTCGCTATTGTCGCGGAGCCGAATGTCGAGACTTGTGCAATCACCAGGTTTGGAGTTGGCTTCTGCTACACGCTTTGCTACGCGGCTCTGGTCACTAAGACCAACAGGATCCACAGgatcttcaataaaaagtgcCACAGCCCTCACAAGCCCAAGTATACGAGTCCAAAGTCGCAAATTGTTATTACGGGGCTTATTACTTCTGTGGAAGTTTTTATCAATGCTCTGTGGCTGTACATTGTACCCTCATCGATTTTGTATTCGTATCCTTCAAGGGAGACAAGGATACGCATCTGCAGCGGGCTTGATGATGAGTCTTACTTGGTTGGATTAGTTTATCCTTTTATTTTGATAG TGATTTGCACAATATACGCAGTGAAAACAAGAAAATGCCCGGATGGATTCAACGAAACCAAACACATTGCCTTCACGAATTACACGACATTGATACTCTGGCTGGCGTTCGTGCCGCTGTACCTGGCATTCACCAGTAATGCAATCAGAGTTGTTACACTGGCGCTGTCACTCTCTTTGAGCGGAATCGCGCAACTTGGGTGCTTGTTTTTTCCAAAAGTTTATATCGTGCTGATGAAGCCGGAGAAAAACACGAAAGAACTTGTTATGGCACATCACAGAAGTTCCTCTTATTTGTCGTCACCCGCAGCGACGCCAATTGTTATTCTCAATGGTAATCCATTCGCATTTTCCACACCAATCAAAAAGGCGTAA
- the LOC123260567 gene encoding metabotropic glutamate receptor 3-like isoform X1: protein MDRKIFIFLTFITSNYLTVGKLYVNVSGDITLGALFPVHKKGSDGKSCGNIQLEDGIQPLEAMLFTVQQINQNPRILPGIKLGVLAFDSCDNPNHALQQALNFVKGFIAHVNEYHDTEFQCSDGSVPRFLGGGFDKVVSVLAAQSSSVTLQVASMLRLFGVPQISYMATSPSLSSKEKYPHFFRTVPSDVNQAHAMLEILKRFEWTYVSVVYSDTEYGNHGYETLVSLANNYSICFSAPQRIDKEHFVAEDYDNVIRTITNKTQVRVVVLFAEKTTTLRVLEAARRLGVGTRFVWIGSDAWPSTNHRDLHSLGNYNRDQETVVLEGALAVQPLSRHLDGFDDYFTNLTLSHAEVNPWFQELWQEYHKCDKDTLDGCDDPSMKMKYRTAYKQQRFIHFVRDAVYAVAHALHNLQVEACGKNFIGICDRMRHIDGETLSKYLSTVTFKDEAGNPFRFVNKVDGPPRYSILNFQREDDGTYHWHVVGNYTQTNGAKPILFVDETKLKYRNENESGAKFFPTSACSSPCQHNQVAVREKQDACCWHCQNCGSYQFKADEHRCQDCEKGKKPTSDRKSCELVEEEFIDYSSPWAVGAMAVASCGILATIFVLSVLWIYSDTPIIKASGRELSSLLLVGTLISFLMTFAIVAEPNVETCAITRFGVGFCYTLCYAALVTKTNRIHRIFNKKCHSPHKPKYTSPKSQIVITGLITSVEVFINALWLYIVPSSILYSYPSRETRIRICSGLDDESYLVGLVYPFILIVICTIYAVKTRKCPDGFNETKHIAFTNYTTLILWLAFVPLYLAFTSNAIRVVTLALSLSLSGIAQLGCLFFPKVYIVLMKPEKNTKELVMAHHRSSSYLSSPAATPIVILNGNYLKNIQGNESLLRSSRSCSTTSTLCNTKPLIDINASNEAINENTESELKLT from the exons ATGGATAGaaagatatttatatttttaacatttatcaCTTCAAATTATCTCACGGTTGGCAAGTTGTACGTTAATGTCAGCGGCGATATAACACTTGGAGCGCTTTTTCCCGTCCACAAGAAAGGCTCCGACGGCAAGAGCTGCGGTAATATTCAG cTAGAAGATGGTATTCAACCTCTAGAGGCAATGCTTTTCACTGTACaacaaataaatcaaaatccGAGAATCCTACCGGGGATAAAACTCGGTGTTCTTGCTTTTGATTCCTGTGACAATCCAAATCATGCGCTGCAGCAGGCATTGAATTTCGTAAAgg ggTTCATAGCTCACGTGAACGAATACCACGACACGGAATTCCAGTGCTCAGACGGGAGCGTTCCAAGATTTCTGGGCGGAGGGTTTGATAAAGTCGTCTCAGTTCTAGCCGCCCAGTCGAGTTCCGTAACGCTACAG GTTGCCTCGATGCTCCGATTATTTGGTGTACCTCAAATATCATACATGGCGACTTCACCATCGCTGAGTAGCAAAGAAAAATATCCGCATTTTTTTCGAACCGTACCAAGTGACGTGAATCAAGCGCACGCTATGCTAGAAATTCTCAA GCGATTTGAGTGGACTTATGTGTCAGTGGTCTACTCCGACACCGAGTACGGTAATCACGGATACGAGACCTTAGTTTCGCTGGCCAACAACTATTCAATCTGCTTCAGTGCGCCGCAGAGGATAGACAAGGAGCACTTCGTAGCAGAAGACTACGATAACGTCATTCGTACAATCACTAACAAAACTCAAGTTCGAG tgGTAGTACTTTTCGCGGAGAAAACAACAACTCTTCGAGTGCTCGAAGCTGCCCGACGACTTGGAGTTGGCACGAGATTTGTGTGGATTGGAAGCGACGCTTGGCCTAGTACAAATCATCGTGATTTGCACAGTTTGGGAAATTACAATAGGGACCAAGAAACTGTTGTGCTGGAGGGGGCGCTTGCTGTTCAACCCTTGTCGAGACACTTGGATGGTTTTGATGATTACTTTACTAATCTGACCCTAAGTCACGCTGAAGTCAATCCTTGGTTTCAGGAACTTTGGCAGGAGTATCATAAGTGTGATAAAGATacttta gaCGGCTGCGATGATCCAtcaatgaaaatgaaatatcGAACAGCTTACAAGCAGCAAAGATTCATCCACTTCGTTCGGGACGCGGTTTACGCGGTGGCTCATGCGTTGCATAATCTACAGGTGGAGGCATGTGGGAAGAATTTCATCGGTATTTGCGACAGAATGAGACACATAGACGGCGAAACTCTGTCAAAGTACTTGAGCACGGTCACGTTCAAAG ATGAAGCCGGTAATCCATTTAGGTTCGTTAACAAAGTTGACGGTCCACCCCGCTATTCTATTTTGAATTTCCAGCGCGAAGACGACGGAACTTATCACTGGCACGTTGTAGGCAATTATACCC AAACGAACGGCGCGAAGCCGATTTTATTTGTTGACGAAACAAAGTTGAAATATCGCAACGAAAATGAGTCAGGAGCGAAATTTTTCCCCACATCGGCTTGCTCGTCGCCTTGCCAGCATAACCAGGTCGCTGTTAGGGAAAAACAGGACGCTTGTTGCTGGCACTGCCAAAATTGCGGCTCCTACCAATTCAAAGCTGACGAGCACCGCTGCCAAGACTGCGAAAAAGGAAAAAAGCCCACCAGTGACAGAAAAAGCTGCGAATTAGTCGAGGAAGAATTTATTGACTACTCGAGTCCTTGGGCCGTCGGCGCGATGGCTGTTGCTAGTtgtg GAATACTGGCGACTATCTTTGTGCTGTCAGTGCTCTGGATTTACAGCGACACGCCGATAATAAAAGCCTCCGGTCGCGAATTGTCCTCGCTATTATTGGTAGGAACGCTGATATCATTTCTGATGACGTTCGCTATTGTCGCGGAGCCGAATGTCGAGACTTGTGCAATCACCAGGTTTGGAGTTGGCTTCTGCTACACGCTTTGCTACGCGGCTCTGGTCACTAAGACCAACAGGATCCACAGgatcttcaataaaaagtgcCACAGCCCTCACAAGCCCAAGTATACGAGTCCAAAGTCGCAAATTGTTATTACGGGGCTTATTACTTCTGTGGAAGTTTTTATCAATGCTCTGTGGCTGTACATTGTACCCTCATCGATTTTGTATTCGTATCCTTCAAGGGAGACAAGGATACGCATCTGCAGCGGGCTTGATGATGAGTCTTACTTGGTTGGATTAGTTTATCCTTTTATTTTGATAG TGATTTGCACAATATACGCAGTGAAAACAAGAAAATGCCCGGATGGATTCAACGAAACCAAACACATTGCCTTCACGAATTACACGACATTGATACTCTGGCTGGCGTTCGTGCCGCTGTACCTGGCATTCACCAGTAATGCAATCAGAGTTGTTACACTGGCGCTGTCACTCTCTTTGAGCGGAATCGCGCAACTTGGGTGCTTGTTTTTTCCAAAAGTTTATATCGTGCTGATGAAGCCGGAGAAAAACACGAAAGAACTTGTTATGGCACATCACAGAAGTTCCTCTTATTTGTCGTCACCCGCAGCGACGCCAATTGTTATTCTCAATG ggaattatttgaaaaatattcaagGTAATGAATCATTACTAAGATCATCGCGTAGTTGTAGCACAACTTCAACTTtat